From one Brachypodium distachyon strain Bd21 chromosome 4, Brachypodium_distachyon_v3.0, whole genome shotgun sequence genomic stretch:
- the LOC100826700 gene encoding uncharacterized protein LOC100826700 isoform X1, with protein sequence MASVGGGGGSCTRTIDGRFGGGTRGTESAGDGTRGTKRAGDDGTRWTQSAGDDGDSSDQMGAGEPLAPWGGRDRNFINEIELLDDSKHRDGSIYTGSSFLHKLFRLNYTEETYLEPMMLSMPTDCWPDPVDCYEHLFCHMMQIYSLKLAYTSADADTSGNPILLYGFMAVRDCLNPRRNYVFRRTRDDPFVVVQDSNGSSFIRMSGPKRGIEMQSLVLVEFDMRIKIGENEEDDLQLIDGAIYFDSLVLPPDMIINRRIVGDCGAVDMSLAFLHCAAEATIQVGISNVPDGGLSLFLQAHANDIKNGIWLFDNVVSEPCELNRFVVAACRGSKLLLIVKSRPVNGTASLPISKFFIRDVRRHGSDSMTFNVHTAKIDVKVNWSTLDLPSSALREDNHYPFALDD encoded by the exons ATGGCgagcgtcggcggcggcggcggttcctGTACCCGTACAATTGATGGCCGTTTTGGCGGCGGGACGCGAGGGACGGAGAGCGCCGGCGACGGGACGCGAGGGACGAAGAGGGCCGGCGACGACGGGACTCGATGGACGCAgagcgccggcgacgacggcgactCCTCGGACCAGATGGGCGCCGGGGAGCCCCTCGCACCCTGGGGGGGCAGAGACAGGAATTTCATCAATGAGATTGAGCTCCTCGACGACAGCAAGCATCGGGATGGATCCATCTACACAGGCTCCTCTTTCCTGCACAAGCTTTTTCGCCTGAATTATACCGAAGAGA CTTATTTGGAGCCGATGATGTTATCGATGCCAACCGATTGCTGGCCTGACCCAGTTGACTGCTACGAGCATTTATTCTGCCATATGATGCAAATATACTCACTGAAGCTAGCTTATACTTCTGCTGATGCTGATACCTCCGGTAACCCAATTCTGCTGTATGGATTCATGGCTGTCCGGGATTGCTTGAACCCAAGGCGCAACTACGTGTTCAGGCGCACCAGAGACGATCCTTTCGTCGTGGTTCAGGACAGCAATGGGTCGTCGTTCATACGAATGTCTGGCCCTAAGAGAGGCATTGAAATGCAATCTTTAGTGCTGGTTGAGTTTGACATGAGGATCAAGATTGGGGAGAATGAGGAAGACGATCTGCAGCTCATCGATGGAGCTATCTACTTCGACAGCTTGGTCTTGCCACCGGACATGATCATAAACCGGCGCATCGTTGGCGATTGCGGTGCGGTGGACATGAGCCTGGCGTTTCTGCATTGCGCGGCAGAGGCAACAATACAGGTCGGGATATCAAATGTGCCTGACGGTGGCTTAAGCTTGTTTCTTCAGGCCCATGCTAACGATATAAAGAATGGGATCTGGCTCTTCGACAATGTTGTCTCCGAGCCGTGTGAGCTAAACAGGTTTGTGGTCGCTGCATGCAGGGGTTCTAAGTTGCTCCTGATAGTGAAGTCTCGTCCGGTAAACGGTACCGCCTCCTTGCCGATCTCTAAGTTCTTTATTCGCGATGTTCGACGGCATGGGAGTGATTCCATGACTTTCAATGTTCATACTGCCAAAATAGATGTGAAGGTGAATTGGTCAACTCTGGATCTTCCCAGCAGTGCTCTGAGAGAAGACAACCACTATCCCTTTGCATTGGATGACTGA
- the LOC100826700 gene encoding uncharacterized protein LOC100826700 isoform X3 yields MASVGGGGGSCTRTIDGRFGGGTRGTESAGDGTRGTKRAGDDGDSSDQMGAGEPLAPWGGRDRNFINEIELLDDSKHRDGSIYTGSSFLHKLFRLNYTEETYLEPMMLSMPTDCWPDPVDCYEHLFCHMMQIYSLKLAYTSADADTSGNPILLYGFMAVRDCLNPRRNYVFRRTRDDPFVVVQDSNGSSFIRMSGPKRGIEMQSLVLVEFDMRIKIGENEEDDLQLIDGAIYFDSLVLPPDMIINRRIVGDCGAVDMSLAFLHCAAEATIQVGISNVPDGGLSLFLQAHANDIKNGIWLFDNVVSEPCELNRFVVAACRGSKLLLIVKSRPVNGTASLPISKFFIRDVRRHGSDSMTFNVHTAKIDVKVNWSTLDLPSSALREDNHYPFALDD; encoded by the exons ATGGCgagcgtcggcggcggcggcggttcctGTACCCGTACAATTGATGGCCGTTTTGGCGGCGGGACGCGAGGGACGGAGAGCGCCGGCGACGGGACGCGAGGGACGAAGAGG gccggcgacgacggcgactCCTCGGACCAGATGGGCGCCGGGGAGCCCCTCGCACCCTGGGGGGGCAGAGACAGGAATTTCATCAATGAGATTGAGCTCCTCGACGACAGCAAGCATCGGGATGGATCCATCTACACAGGCTCCTCTTTCCTGCACAAGCTTTTTCGCCTGAATTATACCGAAGAGA CTTATTTGGAGCCGATGATGTTATCGATGCCAACCGATTGCTGGCCTGACCCAGTTGACTGCTACGAGCATTTATTCTGCCATATGATGCAAATATACTCACTGAAGCTAGCTTATACTTCTGCTGATGCTGATACCTCCGGTAACCCAATTCTGCTGTATGGATTCATGGCTGTCCGGGATTGCTTGAACCCAAGGCGCAACTACGTGTTCAGGCGCACCAGAGACGATCCTTTCGTCGTGGTTCAGGACAGCAATGGGTCGTCGTTCATACGAATGTCTGGCCCTAAGAGAGGCATTGAAATGCAATCTTTAGTGCTGGTTGAGTTTGACATGAGGATCAAGATTGGGGAGAATGAGGAAGACGATCTGCAGCTCATCGATGGAGCTATCTACTTCGACAGCTTGGTCTTGCCACCGGACATGATCATAAACCGGCGCATCGTTGGCGATTGCGGTGCGGTGGACATGAGCCTGGCGTTTCTGCATTGCGCGGCAGAGGCAACAATACAGGTCGGGATATCAAATGTGCCTGACGGTGGCTTAAGCTTGTTTCTTCAGGCCCATGCTAACGATATAAAGAATGGGATCTGGCTCTTCGACAATGTTGTCTCCGAGCCGTGTGAGCTAAACAGGTTTGTGGTCGCTGCATGCAGGGGTTCTAAGTTGCTCCTGATAGTGAAGTCTCGTCCGGTAAACGGTACCGCCTCCTTGCCGATCTCTAAGTTCTTTATTCGCGATGTTCGACGGCATGGGAGTGATTCCATGACTTTCAATGTTCATACTGCCAAAATAGATGTGAAGGTGAATTGGTCAACTCTGGATCTTCCCAGCAGTGCTCTGAGAGAAGACAACCACTATCCCTTTGCATTGGATGACTGA